Proteins encoded in a region of the Bacillus methanolicus genome:
- the dnaK gene encoding molecular chaperone DnaK, with the protein MSKIIGIDLGTTNSCVAVLEGGEPKVIPNPEGNRTTPSVVAFKNGERLVGEVAKRQAITNPNTVISIKRHMGTDYKVEIEGKKYTPQEISAIILQHLKSYAEDYLGEKVTKAVITVPAYFNDAERQATKDAGKIAGLEVERIINEPTAAALAYGLDKMEEDQTILVYDLGGGTFDVSILELGDGVFEVKATAGDNRLGGDDFDQVIIDYLVDEFKKENGIDLSKDKMALQRLKDAAEKAKKDLSGVTTTQISLPFITAGESGPLHLEVTLTRAKFEELSAHLVERTMGPTRQALKDAGLTPADIDKVILVGGSTRIPAVQEAIKKEIGKEPHRGVNPDEVVAMGAAVQGGVISGDVKDVVLLDVTPLSLGIETMGGVFTKLIERNTTIPTSKSQIFSTAADNQTAVDIHVLQGERPMAADNKTLGRFQLTDIPPAPRGVPQIEVTFDIDKNGIVNVRAKDLGTNKEQAITIKSSTGLSDEEIQRMIKEAEENAEADRKRKEEAELRNEADQLVFTTEKTLKDLEGKVDEAEVTKANEAKDALKQAIEKNDLDEIRAKKDALQEIVQNLTVKLYEEAAKQAQAAQNAQGQDGTKKDDNVVDAEFEEVKDDK; encoded by the coding sequence ATGAGCAAAATTATCGGTATTGACTTAGGTACGACAAACTCATGTGTTGCCGTTTTAGAAGGCGGCGAACCAAAAGTGATTCCAAACCCGGAAGGAAACCGTACGACTCCTTCTGTTGTCGCATTTAAAAACGGCGAGCGCTTGGTAGGGGAAGTAGCAAAACGCCAGGCGATTACAAACCCTAATACGGTTATTTCCATTAAGCGCCACATGGGCACCGATTACAAAGTGGAAATTGAAGGAAAGAAATATACTCCACAAGAAATATCTGCTATTATCCTTCAACACTTAAAATCTTATGCAGAAGACTACCTTGGCGAAAAGGTGACGAAAGCGGTTATTACCGTTCCTGCATACTTTAATGATGCAGAGCGCCAGGCAACGAAAGATGCCGGTAAGATTGCCGGACTTGAAGTAGAGCGAATAATAAACGAACCGACTGCAGCAGCATTAGCTTATGGTCTTGATAAAATGGAAGAAGATCAAACCATTCTTGTCTATGACCTTGGCGGCGGAACATTCGACGTGTCGATTCTTGAATTAGGTGACGGTGTATTCGAAGTTAAAGCGACTGCAGGTGACAATCGCCTGGGTGGCGACGACTTTGACCAAGTGATCATTGATTATCTTGTCGACGAGTTTAAGAAAGAAAATGGAATTGACCTTTCGAAAGACAAAATGGCATTGCAGCGCTTGAAAGATGCAGCTGAAAAAGCGAAAAAAGACTTGTCCGGCGTGACAACAACGCAAATTTCACTGCCGTTTATTACTGCAGGAGAATCTGGACCGCTTCACTTGGAAGTTACGTTGACAAGAGCTAAATTTGAAGAGCTTTCCGCCCACCTTGTTGAGAGAACAATGGGACCAACTCGTCAGGCATTAAAAGATGCTGGACTTACTCCGGCCGACATCGACAAAGTCATTCTTGTCGGCGGTTCTACGCGTATACCGGCTGTACAGGAAGCCATCAAAAAGGAAATCGGAAAAGAACCTCATAGAGGTGTTAACCCTGATGAAGTTGTAGCAATGGGAGCTGCGGTTCAGGGCGGCGTCATTTCCGGTGATGTAAAAGACGTTGTATTGCTTGATGTAACTCCGCTTTCCCTTGGAATTGAAACAATGGGCGGCGTATTTACGAAATTGATTGAACGAAATACGACGATTCCGACATCAAAATCGCAAATTTTCTCAACTGCGGCGGATAACCAAACAGCTGTTGATATTCACGTGCTTCAAGGCGAGCGTCCAATGGCTGCCGACAACAAAACATTGGGCCGCTTCCAATTAACAGACATTCCTCCGGCACCTCGTGGGGTTCCGCAAATTGAAGTAACTTTTGACATTGATAAGAACGGTATTGTAAATGTCCGTGCAAAAGACCTGGGCACAAATAAAGAACAGGCGATTACAATCAAATCGTCTACCGGCTTATCTGACGAGGAAATTCAGCGGATGATAAAAGAAGCAGAGGAGAATGCTGAAGCAGACAGAAAACGGAAAGAAGAAGCGGAACTTCGGAATGAAGCTGATCAGTTAGTATTTACAACTGAAAAAACATTAAAGGATCTTGAGGGCAAAGTGGATGAAGCAGAAGTTACAAAAGCTAACGAAGCGAAGGATGCATTAAAACAAGCGATCGAGAAAAACGATCTCGATGAAATCCGCGCTAAAAAGGATGCTCTGCAAGAAATTGTACAAAATTTAACAGTCAAGCTTTATGAAGAAGCAGCGAAACAAGCTCAAGCGGCGCAAAATGCTCAAGGGCAAGATGGAACGAAAAAAGATGACAATGTCGTAGATGCCGAGTTTGAAGAGGTAAAAGACGACAAATAA
- the grpE gene encoding nucleotide exchange factor GrpE yields the protein MTEEKNIAEEKTKQTTDHHDPAEESLTEETIEPVFAENEAEEALDESKENELEAANAKIAELEAKLEEASNRYLRLQADFENFRRRSRMDLEASQKYRAQSLVTDLLPVIDNFERGLKLEVDNEQAKSLLQGMEMVYRSLLDALKKEGVEPIEAVGKEFDPNLHHAVMQVEDENYDSNIVVEEFQKGYMLKDRVIRPSMVKVNQ from the coding sequence GTGACAGAAGAAAAAAACATTGCCGAAGAGAAAACGAAACAAACAACTGATCATCATGATCCAGCTGAAGAAAGCTTAACAGAAGAAACAATTGAACCTGTTTTTGCAGAAAACGAAGCTGAAGAAGCGCTGGATGAAAGCAAAGAAAATGAACTCGAAGCAGCAAATGCAAAAATAGCTGAATTGGAGGCAAAATTAGAGGAAGCAAGTAATCGTTATCTGCGTCTTCAAGCTGATTTTGAAAATTTCCGCCGCCGTTCAAGAATGGATCTTGAGGCGAGTCAAAAATATAGAGCACAAAGCTTAGTAACCGATCTTCTGCCTGTTATCGATAATTTTGAAAGAGGATTAAAGCTCGAAGTAGATAATGAGCAAGCGAAATCATTGTTGCAAGGTATGGAGATGGTATACCGCAGTTTGCTTGATGCCCTTAAAAAAGAAGGTGTCGAGCCGATTGAAGCTGTGGGAAAAGAATTTGATCCGAACTTGCATCATGCAGTCATGCAGGTGGAAGACGAAAATTATGATTCCAATATTGTTGTCGAAGAATTTCAAAAGGGCTATATGTTAAAAGACCGCGTGATTCGCCCTTCAATGGTCAAAGTCAATCAATAA
- the hrcA gene encoding heat-inducible transcriptional repressor HrcA — protein sequence MLTDRQLLILQVIVDDFIRSAQPVGSRSLSKKEEISLSSATIRNEMADLEELGYIEKTHTSSGRIPSEKGYRYYVDHLLSPQKLRQEEVQKIKSIFAERIYELEIIVQKSAQILSDLTNYTAIVLGPAVRDNKLKRIQIVPLNKTTAIAIIVTDTGHVEDRMFHLPPSIDSSELEKLVNILNERLIGVPIVDLNEKIYKEVASLLRQHIKSYDLLLHTIADTLKVPANEKLFFGGKTNMLRQPEFHDIDKIRDLLAIIEEEDRIYELIPKNPMGISVKIGRENKYSAMKNCSLISATYTVGEEKLGTIAILGPTRMEYSRVISLLDLISKDLSAALTRLYQSN from the coding sequence TTGTTAACAGATCGGCAACTTTTAATTCTTCAAGTGATTGTTGATGATTTTATTCGATCTGCGCAACCGGTCGGCTCTAGAAGTTTGTCGAAAAAAGAAGAGATTTCTTTAAGTTCGGCTACGATCCGCAATGAAATGGCAGATCTTGAAGAGCTGGGTTATATTGAAAAAACCCACACCTCATCGGGAAGAATCCCGTCAGAAAAGGGCTACCGGTACTATGTTGACCATTTACTTTCACCGCAAAAATTGCGGCAAGAAGAAGTGCAAAAGATTAAATCAATTTTTGCTGAGAGGATTTACGAGCTTGAAATAATTGTCCAAAAATCAGCACAAATTTTATCAGATTTAACGAATTATACTGCCATCGTTTTAGGTCCGGCAGTAAGAGATAATAAACTGAAAAGAATTCAAATTGTTCCTTTAAATAAGACTACGGCAATTGCAATTATCGTGACTGATACCGGACACGTTGAAGACCGAATGTTTCACTTGCCCCCATCAATTGACTCAAGTGAACTGGAAAAGCTGGTCAATATTTTAAATGAAAGGTTAATCGGTGTTCCGATTGTCGACTTAAACGAAAAAATTTACAAGGAAGTAGCTTCGCTATTGCGACAGCATATCAAGAGCTACGATCTTTTGCTTCATACGATTGCCGACACACTCAAGGTACCGGCAAATGAAAAACTGTTTTTTGGCGGAAAGACAAACATGTTGAGACAACCGGAGTTTCATGATATTGATAAAATTCGTGATCTCTTGGCAATAATTGAAGAGGAAGACAGAATATATGAACTGATCCCAAAAAATCCTATGGGAATAAGCGTGAAAATCGGCAGGGAAAATAAGTATTCTGCAATGAAAAATTGCAGCCTCATTTCTGCTACTTATACCGTCGGGGAAGAAAAGCTTGGAACAATCGCGATCCTTGGACCGACAAGAATGGAATATTCCCGGGTAATCAGCTTGCTCGATTTAATCAGCAAAGACTTGTCAGCTGCTCTGACAAGACTGTATCAAAGTAACTAA